The following coding sequences lie in one Changpingibacter yushuensis genomic window:
- a CDS encoding ABC transporter substrate-binding protein, producing the protein MRRMKKYAAISAIGAMALGSLAACSSDDSGSSNGSSDEGSVYYLNFKPESEDAWKSVAAKYEEETGVPVKIVTAASGTYEETLKTELAKSDGPTLFNMNGPVGYQTWKDYALDVTNADYTKALTDSSMAVSSDGKIYGVPFATEGYGIIYNDAIMQKYFALDGAVVTSIDEINNFATLKAVSDDMQAKKDELGIKGVFASTSLASGEDWRWQTHLANYPVYYEYKDLGVQDSDTLELTYSDNFKNIFDLYLTDSTIDPALTGAATVTDSMSEFALGQAAMVQNGNWGWSQIADVEGNTVQEGDIHFLPIYTGVEGEENNGIAIGTENFMTVNSQAPEADQQASIDFLNWLFTSDEGTKLVSDELGFIAPFTTFESLAPEDPLGKEVVEYMNNDSLTNINWVFTTFPSQDFKDGLGQQLAQYAAGQVEWSSVKDYFVSEWAAQKAGN; encoded by the coding sequence ATGCGCCGCATGAAGAAGTACGCCGCGATCAGCGCAATTGGAGCAATGGCTCTTGGTAGTCTTGCTGCCTGCTCAAGCGATGATTCAGGTTCAAGCAACGGCTCATCAGATGAAGGTTCCGTCTACTACCTCAACTTCAAGCCCGAATCCGAGGACGCCTGGAAGTCCGTCGCGGCCAAGTACGAAGAGGAGACCGGCGTACCAGTCAAGATCGTGACTGCCGCATCTGGAACTTACGAAGAAACACTCAAGACCGAACTTGCCAAGTCAGATGGACCAACACTGTTCAACATGAACGGCCCCGTTGGATATCAGACATGGAAGGATTACGCGCTCGACGTCACGAATGCGGACTACACGAAGGCCCTCACAGACTCGAGCATGGCCGTCTCCAGCGATGGCAAGATCTATGGCGTCCCGTTCGCCACCGAAGGTTATGGCATCATCTACAACGATGCCATCATGCAGAAGTACTTTGCCCTTGATGGCGCAGTTGTGACGTCGATCGACGAAATCAACAACTTCGCCACTCTCAAGGCCGTATCAGATGACATGCAAGCCAAGAAGGACGAACTGGGAATCAAGGGTGTCTTCGCTTCCACCTCACTTGCCTCAGGCGAGGATTGGCGTTGGCAGACACACTTGGCCAATTACCCTGTCTATTACGAGTACAAGGACTTGGGCGTTCAGGATTCTGACACCCTAGAACTAACCTACTCAGACAACTTCAAGAACATCTTCGACCTCTACTTGACCGATTCGACAATCGATCCAGCACTCACCGGCGCAGCGACCGTGACTGATTCGATGTCCGAGTTCGCGCTTGGGCAAGCAGCTATGGTTCAGAACGGCAACTGGGGGTGGAGCCAGATCGCCGACGTCGAAGGTAATACCGTCCAAGAGGGTGACATCCACTTCCTGCCGATCTACACCGGCGTGGAAGGCGAGGAGAACAACGGCATCGCCATTGGTACCGAAAACTTCATGACAGTGAACTCCCAAGCTCCTGAGGCCGATCAGCAGGCATCGATCGACTTCCTCAACTGGCTCTTCACATCAGACGAAGGCACCAAGCTGGTCTCCGATGAACTCGGTTTCATCGCACCATTCACCACGTTCGAGTCCCTGGCACCCGAGGATCCGCTGGGCAAGGAAGTCGTTGAGTACATGAACAACGATTCCCTGACCAACATCAACTGGGTCTTCACAACCTTCCCAAGCCAGGACTTCAAGGATGGCCTGGGCCAACAGTTGGCACAGTACGCCGCTGGCCAAGTGGAATGGAGTTCAGTCAAGGACTACTTCGTTTCCGAATGGGCTGCCCAGAAGGCTGGTAACTGA
- a CDS encoding TrmH family RNA methyltransferase: protein MSETEDAALDIQPAAGPDGMMDDPAFDEDAAYQRRPGARIIGVGPMARPWPEDPRLDPQLLEHGDHRNILDRYRYWSVEAIRQDLDTHRSKLHIAIENLEHDLNIGSIVRSGNAFNVGGVHIVGRRRWNKRGAMVTDRYVDVYYHPDARDLANWATENGYQLVAIDNPEHSTRLEDTKLPENCLLVFGQESAGISEEMAAVCGAAVRIEQYGSTRSLNVAAAAAIAIHWWISQWRA, encoded by the coding sequence ATGTCAGAAACTGAAGATGCTGCGCTGGATATACAACCGGCTGCAGGTCCGGATGGCATGATGGATGACCCCGCGTTTGATGAGGATGCCGCCTACCAGCGCAGGCCGGGTGCACGGATCATCGGAGTTGGCCCTATGGCTAGGCCGTGGCCGGAAGATCCCCGCCTTGATCCACAACTGCTGGAACATGGGGATCACCGAAATATCTTGGACCGGTACCGGTACTGGTCGGTCGAAGCGATCAGGCAGGATCTTGACACTCACCGCTCCAAACTGCACATCGCAATTGAGAATCTAGAACATGACCTCAACATCGGTTCGATCGTGCGTTCAGGCAACGCGTTCAATGTGGGTGGGGTTCACATTGTGGGCAGGCGGCGCTGGAATAAACGTGGCGCCATGGTGACAGACAGATATGTGGACGTCTACTATCATCCCGATGCCCGAGATTTGGCCAATTGGGCCACGGAGAATGGATACCAGTTGGTGGCCATCGACAATCCGGAGCACTCCACGCGGTTAGAGGATACGAAGCTTCCAGAGAACTGCCTGCTGGTATTTGGCCAGGAGTCGGCAGGTATTTCAGAAGAGATGGCGGCCGTATGTGGAGCTGCGGTGCGAATCGAACAGTATGGTTCTACGCGGTCGCTCAACGTGGCAGCTGCTGCTGCTATCGCAATCCACTGGTGGATTTCCCAGTGGCGGGCCTGA
- a CDS encoding ABC transporter permease: protein MLCTFFLALLLAPVQASDSALAAFALAALMFLAVGSAAIATWVAVVHDRFVLISFVSTLVLTLGASFVPVDSLPHGLEVVARLNPFTYVIDGVRAPLLGDSTLLRSLHELGVIAALCCAVWLAAWALTRRNVDLSQVSRNL, encoded by the coding sequence GTGTTGTGCACTTTCTTCCTTGCCTTGCTTCTTGCCCCGGTTCAAGCGTCTGATTCTGCGCTTGCGGCCTTCGCTCTTGCGGCCCTGATGTTTCTAGCCGTCGGAAGCGCAGCAATTGCCACTTGGGTGGCTGTGGTTCACGACCGTTTTGTCCTCATTTCTTTCGTCTCGACTCTCGTCCTTACACTTGGGGCGTCATTCGTGCCTGTGGATTCCCTTCCACACGGGCTTGAAGTAGTGGCACGGTTGAACCCCTTCACCTACGTTATTGATGGCGTGCGTGCGCCTCTTCTGGGAGATTCCACGCTTTTACGTTCGTTGCATGAGTTGGGTGTTATTGCCGCACTGTGCTGCGCAGTCTGGCTGGCAGCGTGGGCTCTGACGCGGCGAAATGTTGATTTGTCGCAGGTGAGCCGTAACCTGTGA
- a CDS encoding ABC transporter permease → MLDGELNVALVGETAARKLGITQSVDLRGISVMINGTDYSVVGFISGENAFSDALVIPYSCALQLVGGDKWSEVLIRSALGAGSQISNVARVAILPSSPEKLTVSQVVAHGEMRDTVSDQLTKQATWIGGFLLILTILLITNSMIVSVTARTTEIGVRRALGASRSSVAGVFWVEGALIGALGGLAGAAVAFIAVDVVAILNQWTAHLNPVWIAIGPGLGMMVGILASAYPALRAAAIQPAIAVRSD, encoded by the coding sequence ATGCTTGATGGTGAACTCAACGTGGCTCTGGTAGGAGAGACCGCCGCAAGAAAACTTGGCATTACGCAGTCCGTGGATCTGCGCGGTATCAGTGTGATGATAAACGGCACAGACTATTCGGTAGTTGGTTTCATATCGGGTGAGAATGCATTTTCGGACGCCTTGGTTATTCCATACTCCTGCGCGCTTCAGCTAGTTGGTGGAGACAAATGGTCTGAAGTACTCATCCGCTCAGCTTTGGGAGCCGGAAGTCAGATTTCGAACGTGGCTCGCGTGGCTATTCTGCCAAGCAGTCCTGAGAAGTTGACCGTCTCACAAGTAGTAGCCCACGGCGAGATGCGGGATACCGTTTCTGATCAGTTGACTAAGCAAGCCACCTGGATTGGTGGCTTTCTCCTGATTCTGACGATTCTTCTGATAACTAACTCAATGATCGTCTCAGTGACCGCGCGAACTACCGAGATCGGCGTGCGAAGGGCACTGGGTGCCTCGCGATCCTCTGTGGCCGGCGTATTCTGGGTGGAAGGAGCACTGATCGGCGCGCTGGGAGGTTTAGCTGGAGCAGCCGTGGCGTTCATTGCTGTGGACGTAGTCGCAATCCTCAACCAATGGACTGCCCACCTCAACCCCGTGTGGATCGCTATTGGCCCCGGTCTAGGAATGATGGTTGGCATTCTCGCATCCGCCTATCCCGCGCTTCGGGCGGCGGCCATTCAACCGGCAATTGCGGTTCGCTCAGACTAG
- a CDS encoding ABC transporter ATP-binding protein, whose amino-acid sequence MNLIHMEEICKTYEVHPPIDVLKSVNLDVAAGERVAIVGHSGAGKSTLLNVIGLLDTPSGGSYELAGEATAAMRARGRDRMRASLIGFAFQDFHVLGHRTVRENLELKLAISSMPLTQRSEAVNSVLDAVGLNHRAEALTRLLSGGEKQRVAIARAIIGSPQVLLADEPTGNLDEANARGVLDLFDAQAERGVAVVVITHDERIAHWADRELHLVDGVIRP is encoded by the coding sequence ATGAACCTCATTCATATGGAAGAGATTTGTAAGACGTACGAGGTGCATCCGCCCATAGACGTGCTCAAAAGCGTGAACTTGGATGTTGCTGCAGGTGAGCGAGTTGCAATTGTGGGCCATTCAGGGGCTGGAAAGTCCACACTTCTCAACGTCATTGGTCTTTTGGATACGCCATCTGGCGGATCATACGAGCTGGCTGGCGAGGCCACAGCGGCCATGCGAGCCCGTGGGCGCGATCGGATGCGAGCATCCCTCATCGGTTTCGCTTTTCAGGACTTTCACGTGTTGGGCCACCGAACAGTCCGGGAGAACCTCGAACTCAAGCTAGCGATTAGCTCGATGCCCCTAACTCAGCGAAGCGAAGCTGTGAACAGCGTTTTAGATGCAGTTGGTCTGAATCACCGCGCTGAGGCCTTGACTCGGTTGCTCTCTGGTGGTGAGAAACAGCGCGTTGCCATTGCGCGGGCCATCATCGGCAGCCCACAGGTTCTGCTTGCCGATGAGCCGACGGGAAACCTCGATGAGGCCAACGCCCGCGGTGTACTCGATCTATTTGACGCGCAGGCGGAACGTGGGGTCGCCGTCGTGGTCATCACGCACGACGAACGTATCGCCCACTGGGCGGATCGTGAGTTGCACTTGGTGGATGGAGTTATCCGTCCATGA
- a CDS encoding carbohydrate ABC transporter permease codes for MTRSLKKYFAVFTGPTILAFAIAFLVPFALGLYLSFTDFTTLTNAEWVGTSNYAQVFTDRQGFTQALLFTVLVSAVSIVTVNIGAFVLAYLLTRKLRGTNVFRTIFFMPNLIGGIVLGYTWQVMLNAILRQWNMTIMLDWRLGFAGMIMLINWQLMGYMMIIYIAGLQNIPPELLEAAEIDGAGRWQTLRNVTIPMVMPSITICLFLTLANTFKLYDQNLALTNGAPLDQTQMAALNIVSTMYTKVGQEGIAQAKAVVFFLIVSVIALIQLRATRQREVDQ; via the coding sequence ATGACCAGATCTCTCAAGAAGTACTTCGCAGTTTTCACTGGGCCCACCATCCTCGCATTTGCGATCGCGTTCCTCGTTCCATTTGCGCTGGGCCTGTATTTGTCTTTCACCGACTTCACCACGCTGACAAACGCTGAATGGGTCGGCACATCGAACTACGCGCAGGTTTTCACGGATCGCCAAGGATTCACCCAAGCCTTGCTGTTCACGGTTCTCGTTTCTGCGGTCTCAATCGTCACAGTTAACATCGGCGCGTTTGTACTCGCGTACTTGCTCACAAGGAAACTTCGTGGCACCAACGTGTTCCGAACAATCTTCTTCATGCCAAACCTCATTGGCGGAATCGTTCTGGGCTACACGTGGCAGGTCATGCTCAACGCCATTCTGCGCCAATGGAACATGACGATTATGCTGGATTGGCGGCTGGGCTTCGCCGGCATGATCATGCTGATCAACTGGCAGCTCATGGGGTACATGATGATCATCTATATTGCTGGGCTTCAGAACATTCCACCGGAACTCCTCGAAGCCGCAGAGATCGACGGCGCAGGCCGGTGGCAGACGCTTCGCAATGTCACGATCCCCATGGTGATGCCTTCGATCACGATCTGCCTGTTCCTCACATTGGCGAACACGTTCAAGCTCTATGACCAGAACTTGGCCTTGACCAACGGCGCTCCGCTCGATCAAACCCAAATGGCCGCCCTCAACATCGTTAGCACGATGTACACAAAGGTTGGTCAAGAAGGTATCGCTCAGGCTAAAGCTGTTGTGTTCTTCTTGATTGTCTCGGTCATCGCACTTATACAGCTGCGAGCCACTCGCCAGAGGGAGGTAGATCAGTGA
- the fbaA gene encoding class II fructose-bisphosphate aldolase: protein MPIATPEVYGEMLDRAKAGKFAYPAINVTSSQTLTAAIRGFAEAESDGILQVSVGGAEYWSGSTIKDRIAGTLAMAAYAREIAKNYDVTVALHTDHCAKQNLASWTEAIMDLEIEEVKAGRLPWYQSHMWDGSAIPLDENLEIAKRLLDKAVASKTILEIEVGAVGGEEDGVVGEINDKLYTSTADGIKTVEALGLGEKGRYLTALTFGNVHGAYKPGHVKLRPELLGTIQAEVGEHFNAGDRPFDLVMHGGSGSTEEEIATAVANGVIKMNVDTDTQYAFTRPVADWMYKNYDGVLKIDGEVGNKKTYDPRAWGKAGEAGMAARVVEACERLGSTGTKMK, encoded by the coding sequence GTGCCTATCGCAACCCCCGAGGTCTATGGCGAAATGCTGGACCGCGCGAAGGCTGGCAAGTTTGCCTACCCCGCGATCAACGTAACATCGTCTCAGACACTTACTGCAGCAATCCGCGGCTTTGCGGAGGCGGAGTCTGACGGCATCCTGCAGGTGTCCGTTGGTGGCGCCGAATACTGGTCAGGTTCAACCATCAAGGACCGCATTGCCGGCACCTTGGCCATGGCCGCCTACGCCCGTGAGATTGCCAAGAACTACGATGTGACCGTAGCTCTGCACACCGATCACTGCGCAAAGCAGAACCTCGCTTCGTGGACCGAAGCCATCATGGATCTTGAAATCGAAGAGGTCAAGGCTGGCCGTTTGCCTTGGTACCAGTCCCACATGTGGGATGGTTCGGCAATCCCGCTTGATGAGAACCTCGAGATCGCAAAGCGTCTCCTTGACAAGGCTGTTGCTTCCAAGACCATCCTCGAAATTGAGGTCGGCGCAGTTGGTGGCGAAGAAGACGGCGTTGTTGGCGAGATCAATGACAAGCTGTACACGTCCACTGCCGATGGCATCAAGACTGTCGAAGCCCTTGGGCTGGGCGAAAAGGGACGTTACCTGACCGCTCTGACCTTCGGCAACGTGCATGGCGCCTACAAGCCTGGCCATGTGAAGCTGCGCCCAGAACTGCTCGGCACAATCCAGGCTGAAGTTGGCGAACACTTCAACGCTGGCGATCGTCCATTCGATTTGGTCATGCACGGTGGCTCTGGCTCAACCGAAGAAGAGATCGCAACTGCTGTGGCAAACGGCGTCATCAAGATGAACGTTGACACCGATACCCAGTACGCCTTCACTCGCCCAGTGGCCGACTGGATGTACAAGAACTACGACGGCGTCCTCAAGATCGACGGCGAAGTTGGCAACAAGAAGACCTACGATCCTCGCGCATGGGGTAAGGCTGGCGAAGCTGGCATGGCAGCTCGCGTAGTCGAAGCGTGTGAGCGACTTGGATCCACAGGCACCAAGATGAAGTGA
- a CDS encoding glycogen/starch/alpha-glucan phosphorylase, protein MSTDLSQSLGAFVRSVSGKTASSSTPIEYWSGLSQLVVEHLATNWEATTQAYSHVRQEAYFSAEFLMGRALLNNLTNLGIINEAKEALASYGQDLSDVLDAEHDAALGNGGLGRLAACFLDSCATLDLPVTGYGILYRYGLFKQTIDNGFQNEHPDPWMEEGYPFVIRREEEAKYVNFADMNVRAIPYDMPIVGYGTKNVNTLRLWKSEPIEEFDYDAFNSQRFTDAIVERERVADLCRVLYPNDTTYEGKVLRVRQQYFFVSASLQTMVERYKDEHGADLSDFGTYYSIQLNDTHPVLAIPELMRILLDEEGMTWKQAWAIVQSTFAYTNHTVLTEALETWETSIFQKLFPRIFEIVVEIDRRFRLELGEAGYHPGKIDYMAPLSGGLVHMAWIACYASFSINGVAALHTEILKRETLHDWYDIWPAKFNNKTNGVTQRRWLNSCNPKLSALLARELGSDAWVRDLDQLKTIVGKADDDAVLAELMNIKHENKVRFAQWIEKRQGVKIPVDAIYDVQIKRLHEYKRQLLNAIYILDLFYRIKDDPNLDVTPRVFIFGAKAAPGYKRAKAIIKLINEVGRVVNSDPEMEGKLAVVFVENYNVTPAEYIIPAADISEQISMAGKEASGTSNMKFMMNGALTLGTLDGANVEILEAVGSENAYIFGATEDELPELRKNYQPREAYESVPGLKRVLDALVDGTLDDGGTGDFHDLLATLLDGTSWEPADVYYLLGDFADYRETRDQMAADYRDQISWARKCWINICESGRFSSDRTISDYASQVWKLEATAV, encoded by the coding sequence ATGTCCACGGATCTCTCACAGTCGCTGGGCGCATTCGTCCGCTCAGTATCCGGCAAGACTGCTAGCAGCTCCACTCCAATTGAGTATTGGAGCGGTTTGTCCCAGCTTGTGGTCGAGCACCTTGCCACCAATTGGGAAGCCACAACTCAGGCCTATTCACATGTGCGGCAGGAGGCATACTTCTCAGCCGAGTTCCTTATGGGACGCGCACTTCTCAACAATCTCACCAATCTAGGGATCATCAACGAAGCCAAGGAGGCGCTAGCCTCCTACGGCCAGGACCTCTCCGACGTACTCGACGCCGAACACGATGCAGCGCTGGGAAACGGTGGCCTTGGCCGCCTCGCAGCCTGCTTCCTCGATTCGTGTGCAACACTCGACTTGCCTGTGACGGGTTACGGCATCCTGTATCGCTATGGCTTGTTCAAGCAGACTATCGACAACGGATTCCAGAACGAGCACCCCGACCCCTGGATGGAAGAAGGCTACCCTTTCGTTATCCGCCGCGAAGAAGAAGCCAAGTACGTCAACTTTGCCGATATGAACGTTCGGGCCATCCCTTACGACATGCCGATCGTTGGTTACGGCACAAAGAATGTCAACACTTTGCGCCTGTGGAAGTCCGAACCGATCGAAGAATTTGATTACGACGCCTTCAACTCCCAGCGTTTCACCGACGCTATTGTGGAACGTGAGCGCGTTGCCGATCTGTGCCGTGTTCTCTACCCGAACGACACTACGTATGAAGGAAAGGTCCTGCGCGTTCGCCAGCAGTACTTCTTCGTCTCCGCCTCACTCCAGACAATGGTCGAGCGCTACAAGGATGAACACGGAGCGGATCTCTCAGACTTCGGCACCTACTACTCGATCCAGCTCAATGACACCCACCCTGTTCTTGCAATCCCTGAGCTCATGCGCATCCTCCTAGATGAGGAAGGCATGACGTGGAAGCAGGCTTGGGCCATCGTCCAATCAACGTTCGCCTACACAAACCACACCGTGCTGACTGAAGCACTGGAGACTTGGGAAACCTCAATCTTCCAGAAGCTCTTCCCCCGCATCTTCGAGATCGTGGTTGAGATTGACCGCCGCTTCCGCCTTGAACTTGGCGAAGCCGGTTACCATCCCGGCAAGATCGACTACATGGCCCCTCTTTCGGGCGGACTGGTGCACATGGCGTGGATCGCCTGCTACGCATCCTTCTCTATCAACGGAGTGGCCGCACTACACACGGAGATTCTCAAACGCGAGACCCTCCATGACTGGTATGACATCTGGCCAGCAAAGTTCAACAACAAAACCAACGGAGTTACGCAGAGGCGCTGGCTCAACAGCTGCAACCCGAAGCTCTCAGCATTGCTCGCGCGCGAACTAGGTTCAGACGCATGGGTTCGCGATCTTGACCAGCTAAAGACGATTGTTGGCAAGGCCGACGACGACGCCGTGTTGGCCGAGTTGATGAACATCAAGCACGAGAACAAGGTGCGGTTTGCGCAATGGATTGAAAAGCGCCAAGGAGTCAAGATTCCGGTTGACGCAATCTACGATGTTCAGATCAAGCGTCTTCACGAGTACAAGCGCCAGCTACTCAACGCGATCTACATTCTGGATCTGTTTTACCGCATCAAGGACGATCCGAACCTCGATGTGACTCCTCGAGTGTTCATCTTTGGAGCAAAAGCGGCGCCTGGCTACAAGCGAGCCAAGGCCATCATCAAGCTCATCAACGAGGTGGGCCGCGTGGTCAACTCTGATCCGGAGATGGAAGGCAAACTCGCAGTAGTGTTCGTAGAGAACTACAACGTGACCCCCGCCGAATACATCATTCCTGCAGCAGATATCTCAGAGCAGATCTCCATGGCAGGCAAGGAAGCGTCCGGAACATCGAACATGAAGTTCATGATGAATGGCGCTCTGACGCTCGGAACGCTTGACGGCGCAAATGTGGAGATTCTGGAGGCTGTGGGCAGCGAGAACGCCTACATTTTCGGCGCAACTGAGGATGAGCTCCCCGAGTTGCGTAAGAACTACCAACCACGGGAGGCCTACGAGTCCGTCCCTGGCCTCAAGAGGGTTTTGGATGCTCTTGTTGACGGGACTCTGGACGATGGCGGAACAGGCGACTTCCACGATCTGCTCGCCACCTTGCTCGATGGCACTTCTTGGGAGCCTGCGGACGTCTACTACCTGCTCGGGGACTTCGCGGACTACCGCGAGACCCGGGACCAGATGGCGGCCGATTACCGGGACCAGATCAGTTGGGCCCGTAAGTGCTGGATAAACATCTGCGAATCCGGCCGCTTCTCATCTGATCGCACCATCTCCGACTATGCCAGCCAAGTGTGGAAGCTCGAAGCAACGGCAGTCTGA
- the pyrE gene encoding orotate phosphoribosyltransferase: protein MNDSHIKRLIELVSELAIQRGEFTLASGRTSSYYVDMRRATLHHEAGPLIGHVMLDMLEEAGFGAGEVDAVGGLTMGADPVAAAIMHAAASRGLDIDAFVVRKEAKDHGMKRQIEGPSIEGRNVVILEDTSTTGGSPIQALEAARNAGANVLAVAVVVDRATGAKEKIEAHGIPYFAALHLEDLGLEPQV from the coding sequence GTGAACGATTCCCACATCAAGCGCCTCATTGAACTTGTAAGCGAACTTGCCATCCAGCGTGGCGAGTTCACGCTGGCCTCTGGTCGCACATCAAGCTATTACGTGGATATGCGCCGGGCCACCCTTCACCACGAAGCAGGTCCGCTCATTGGGCATGTCATGCTCGATATGCTTGAAGAAGCAGGCTTTGGCGCTGGGGAAGTGGATGCGGTAGGTGGCCTCACGATGGGCGCGGATCCTGTAGCGGCCGCGATCATGCATGCCGCGGCCTCCCGTGGCCTAGACATCGACGCATTCGTTGTGCGCAAAGAAGCCAAGGATCACGGTATGAAGCGCCAGATTGAGGGCCCAAGCATTGAAGGCCGCAACGTGGTCATTCTTGAGGACACCTCCACCACAGGTGGTTCGCCCATTCAGGCTTTGGAGGCGGCGCGTAACGCGGGTGCCAACGTGCTCGCGGTCGCCGTCGTCGTTGATCGGGCAACCGGGGCAAAGGAGAAGATCGAGGCGCACGGGATCCCCTATTTCGCGGCCCTGCACCTCGAAGATCTTGGACTTGAACCACAGGTCTAG
- a CDS encoding carbohydrate ABC transporter permease produces MSTATATPILTKELAAKKPMPQGRKRESSASRLALTVFLTLLSVVYMVPLLFILLNSFKGKFYISDSPFSIPTGDTFVGWDNYATGLSLSGFARAIGVSAFITVVSVIVIVFFCAMTAYYITRVKTWWTSAIYYMFAFSMIAPFQMVMFPTVKVADMLNLATPWGMVVLYLGFGAGLSVFLYSGFVKSIPLEIEEAALIDGCSPLQNYFRVVMPLLKPTAITVAILNAMWVWNDYLLPYLVIGQNEKYRTIPVVIQMLVGSNGNRDMGAQMAMLVLAIIPIVVFYLAAQKHIIEGVAAGAVKG; encoded by the coding sequence GTGAGCACCGCAACCGCCACTCCGATTCTGACAAAGGAACTTGCTGCCAAGAAACCCATGCCACAGGGCCGTAAGCGTGAATCGAGCGCTTCTCGGTTGGCGTTGACGGTTTTCCTTACGCTTCTTTCCGTTGTGTACATGGTGCCTTTGCTGTTCATTCTGCTGAACTCGTTCAAAGGCAAGTTCTACATCTCTGACAGCCCGTTCTCGATTCCAACTGGCGATACATTCGTGGGTTGGGACAACTACGCAACGGGTCTTTCGCTCTCCGGATTCGCACGAGCAATCGGCGTCTCGGCGTTCATCACAGTGGTATCCGTTATCGTCATTGTGTTCTTCTGTGCAATGACGGCGTACTACATCACCCGGGTGAAGACGTGGTGGACCTCGGCGATCTACTACATGTTTGCCTTCTCAATGATCGCTCCTTTCCAAATGGTCATGTTCCCCACCGTCAAGGTGGCCGACATGCTCAACCTCGCAACTCCGTGGGGCATGGTGGTGCTCTACTTGGGATTCGGTGCAGGCCTCTCCGTGTTCCTTTATTCCGGGTTTGTGAAGTCGATTCCGTTGGAAATTGAGGAAGCAGCTTTGATTGACGGATGTTCTCCGCTGCAAAACTACTTCAGAGTAGTCATGCCACTCCTCAAGCCCACGGCCATCACCGTGGCGATCCTCAACGCCATGTGGGTATGGAACGATTACCTCCTCCCCTATTTGGTGATTGGGCAGAACGAGAAGTACCGCACTATTCCCGTGGTTATCCAGATGCTCGTCGGATCCAACGGAAATCGCGACATGGGTGCTCAGATGGCCATGCTGGTGCTAGCCATCATTCCGATCGTCGTCTTCTATCTCGCTGCCCAGAAACACATCATCGAAGGTGTGGCTGCTGGTGCCGTGAAGGGCTGA
- a CDS encoding DUF624 domain-containing protein → MAGLLAPDSSFYKALSAATDLVLVNLATLAGCIPIVTAGASLTACARVTMEMAREEDSYIMRTWWRSFRSNLIQSFGWWIPTLVIVILAWLENWLLGGISSPSTAGALTGVLVIGLVVLLAILVWLLPLQAFFTNSVGGHVGNAAMLAIGKLVQTILCLLVLALPVVLFAFLPGSRVAVAWFMVIIGFAFISYMAALIQAKTINALRDAA, encoded by the coding sequence ATGGCTGGCTTGCTCGCACCTGACTCCTCGTTCTACAAGGCTCTTTCAGCAGCCACAGATCTGGTGTTGGTCAACCTTGCCACTCTTGCAGGATGCATCCCCATTGTCACCGCAGGCGCTTCGCTGACGGCTTGCGCTCGCGTGACCATGGAAATGGCACGCGAGGAGGATTCATACATCATGCGGACGTGGTGGCGTTCGTTCCGAAGCAACCTCATTCAGTCCTTTGGTTGGTGGATTCCAACCCTAGTCATCGTGATTCTCGCGTGGCTTGAAAACTGGCTGCTGGGTGGCATCTCCAGTCCCAGTACGGCAGGAGCACTAACCGGAGTCCTCGTGATTGGGCTCGTCGTACTGCTTGCCATCCTTGTTTGGCTTCTGCCCCTTCAAGCCTTCTTCACCAACTCCGTTGGCGGACATGTGGGAAACGCAGCCATGCTTGCGATCGGCAAGTTGGTGCAGACTATCCTCTGTCTGCTAGTTCTTGCACTTCCAGTTGTGTTGTTTGCCTTCCTCCCGGGTTCACGAGTGGCCGTCGCCTGGTTCATGGTGATTATTGGCTTCGCATTCATTAGCTACATGGCTGCTCTAATTCAGGCCAAGACGATTAATGCACTCCGTGATGCTGCTTGA